One genomic window of Vibrio natriegens NBRC 15636 = ATCC 14048 = DSM 759 includes the following:
- a CDS encoding EAL domain-containing protein codes for MLNKALLNKLIIISIPIPLVIFSAIYFARESVQSELEHLLDRNISIADEILYQVETENRKALLHPENCEQLQQNLMFERDIDEMLIVKGNDIICSSKLGKVNKPLADYLTFPQGQKLALGRVENLPEPFLFMVTLGAHNDQVVTVIDRDYFGVTIGFNNDLRFKRSALFIHGQVTPPDATRNGTNPIATKSSTMFDYEALSEASDLFVNQRTLSYLVYTGPIILMIYLLFYMVRMLFDPRRSLVSQLKKALRREDLTLYYQPQIDAESGDVFGYEALVRWEHQQKGFIAPDKFVPAAEQSGLVSILTDFVLEKAAEDFTKLKFTHPVHLSVNVPPGYLVEPKVIRKIQLIHRKLNNNNVSLGIEITERQLIDDEARKCIAALRVYGIDVLIDDFGTGQTSLAFLQHMRIDYLKIDKCFVDTIGIQSVSSSVLNAIVYFADELKVKLIAEGVETPEQAEHLKKLGVQYHQGYLYSKPLPYRQLARQPVT; via the coding sequence ATGCTTAATAAAGCGCTTTTAAACAAACTCATTATTATTTCAATCCCTATACCTCTGGTGATTTTTAGCGCGATTTACTTCGCGCGAGAGAGTGTGCAAAGCGAACTTGAACATCTTTTAGATCGAAACATCTCTATTGCCGATGAAATTCTGTATCAGGTTGAAACTGAAAATAGAAAGGCATTACTTCACCCGGAAAATTGCGAACAACTCCAGCAGAACTTGATGTTTGAGCGAGATATTGATGAGATGCTTATCGTCAAAGGAAATGACATTATTTGTTCTTCAAAGCTTGGTAAGGTAAACAAGCCTTTGGCTGATTATTTAACTTTTCCTCAAGGCCAGAAACTGGCCCTTGGCAGAGTAGAAAATTTACCTGAGCCATTCCTGTTTATGGTTACTCTTGGCGCTCATAACGATCAGGTTGTGACAGTTATTGACCGAGATTATTTTGGAGTGACGATAGGTTTTAACAACGACCTGCGTTTTAAACGCTCAGCGCTATTTATTCATGGTCAGGTTACCCCTCCTGATGCCACAAGAAACGGCACTAATCCTATAGCGACTAAGTCTTCAACCATGTTCGACTATGAAGCCTTGAGTGAAGCAAGCGACCTGTTTGTAAACCAAAGAACGCTGTCTTATCTGGTGTACACAGGGCCTATCATCTTAATGATTTATCTGTTGTTTTATATGGTTCGCATGCTTTTTGATCCTCGTCGTAGCTTGGTTTCGCAGTTAAAAAAGGCGTTAAGAAGAGAGGATTTGACGCTGTATTACCAACCTCAGATAGATGCAGAGAGTGGGGATGTGTTTGGATATGAAGCGCTGGTACGTTGGGAACACCAACAAAAAGGTTTTATTGCACCGGACAAATTTGTTCCCGCTGCGGAGCAGAGTGGGTTGGTATCGATCCTGACAGACTTTGTGTTAGAAAAAGCAGCAGAAGATTTCACGAAACTGAAATTTACTCACCCTGTGCACTTAAGTGTAAATGTTCCTCCGGGGTATCTCGTCGAGCCAAAGGTCATAAGGAAGATCCAACTTATTCATAGAAAACTAAACAATAATAACGTTTCTCTGGGAATAGAAATTACAGAACGTCAGTTGATTGATGATGAGGCGCGCAAATGCATTGCCGCACTGAGGGTATATGGTATCGATGTACTGATTGATGATTTTGGAACGGGGCAGACCTCGTTAGCTTTTCTGCAACACATGCGTATTGATTATCTGAAAATCGATAAATGCTTTGTTGACACAATCGGCATCCAAAGCGTGAGTTCGTCAGTTTTGAATGCCATTGTTTACTTTGCCGATGAGTTAAAGGTTAAGCTCATTGCCGAAGGTGTCGAAACGCCTGAGCAAGCGGAGCACCTGAAGAAATTGGGCGTTCAATATCATCAGGGCTACCTCTATTCCAAGCCGTTACCATACCGTCAACTCGCGCGACAGCCAGTCACCTGA
- a CDS encoding HopJ type III effector protein yields the protein MELQQFLDAVASTPEKIEFETTIAVIEANYEFTPTAFTNGATENRAGENNGSCKIFAFGLLNNLDKEATLACFGRFYREDVLQHPENDDHQNIRNFMVSGWDGVKFESLALKAK from the coding sequence ATGGAACTACAACAATTTTTAGATGCAGTAGCGTCGACACCAGAAAAGATTGAATTTGAAACGACCATCGCGGTGATAGAGGCGAACTACGAGTTCACACCAACTGCATTTACTAATGGTGCGACCGAAAATAGAGCCGGTGAAAACAATGGCTCGTGCAAAATCTTTGCATTTGGTTTGCTTAATAACTTAGACAAGGAAGCCACACTGGCCTGTTTTGGACGTTTTTACCGTGAAGATGTTTTACAACATCCAGAAAACGATGATCATCAGAACATTCGTAATTTTATGGTGAGCGGCTGGGATGGTGTTAAGTTTGAATCGCTAGCACTAAAAGCTAAGTAA
- a CDS encoding IclR family transcriptional regulator, with protein MTTSKANANQVNEKALQLLMKVAVSQFPVSAKTLSEQLNVPLSSLYRHLKLLKEWNLIEESVHDKTFVVGPAALLLMHSYESSQHGLDMVETILARLVQQTGEMAAYMVPSGYRALCVRQKESMQALRCSFVQGQSQPLLRGASSKVMLAYMPKSRGEKILRYFKQDHCLDEWEQEFATIRKHGYAVSTSEIDPGVSGISAPVMKGSKLVGAVSVMAPAHRVEKDKQRIVLHVLQAARALPPER; from the coding sequence ATGACAACAAGCAAAGCAAACGCTAATCAGGTAAACGAAAAGGCGCTGCAATTATTAATGAAAGTAGCGGTAAGCCAATTCCCAGTATCTGCGAAAACACTAAGTGAGCAATTAAACGTACCATTGAGCAGTCTCTATCGGCATTTGAAACTGCTAAAAGAATGGAATTTGATTGAAGAAAGCGTTCACGACAAGACATTTGTAGTAGGGCCAGCTGCGCTACTTTTGATGCACAGTTATGAAAGCTCACAACACGGTCTTGATATGGTTGAAACCATCTTGGCTCGCCTAGTTCAGCAGACCGGAGAAATGGCGGCCTATATGGTTCCTTCTGGTTATCGGGCATTGTGTGTCAGACAAAAAGAAAGTATGCAGGCGCTACGGTGCAGCTTCGTCCAGGGTCAAAGTCAACCCCTGCTTCGTGGCGCCTCATCCAAAGTGATGCTGGCTTATATGCCTAAGAGTCGTGGCGAGAAGATCTTACGTTACTTCAAACAGGACCATTGTCTTGATGAATGGGAGCAAGAGTTTGCCACGATCAGAAAACACGGATACGCCGTCAGTACTTCCGAAATTGACCCAGGTGTCTCTGGTATCAGCGCACCAGTCATGAAAGGAAGTAAACTCGTTGGCGCAGTTTCGGTTATGGCTCCAGCTCACAGGGTCGAGAAGGACAAGCAACGTATCGTTTTACACGTGTTGCAGGCGGCAAGGGCACTACCACCAGAAAGGTAA
- the pcp gene encoding pyroglutamyl-peptidase I, which translates to MKKVLITGFEPFGGDAINPALEAVKRLEGEAIDGGIIVTCHVPVTRYDSINTVIEAIEQHQPDCVITVGQAAGRAAIAPERVAINVDDFRIPDNLGHQPIDEPIIADGPDAYFTTLPIKRIVQTLQQQGIPCQVSNSAGTFVCNHLFYGLQHYLRDKPVRHGFVHIPLLPEQNTLGNQPTMSLDTIVEALRLMAQVVVHHDTNITVTGGKIC; encoded by the coding sequence ATGAAAAAAGTATTGATTACTGGCTTTGAACCTTTTGGCGGTGATGCCATCAACCCTGCTTTGGAAGCGGTCAAGAGGTTAGAAGGAGAGGCCATTGATGGAGGTATTATTGTCACTTGTCACGTGCCTGTCACGCGATATGACTCAATTAATACAGTGATAGAAGCGATAGAACAGCATCAGCCAGATTGTGTGATAACCGTTGGGCAAGCGGCTGGCCGTGCCGCCATTGCCCCTGAGCGTGTTGCTATCAACGTGGATGACTTTCGAATTCCTGACAATCTAGGTCATCAGCCGATTGATGAGCCCATCATTGCCGATGGTCCTGACGCCTATTTCACAACTTTACCGATCAAGCGTATCGTTCAGACTTTGCAACAACAAGGGATTCCTTGCCAAGTTTCTAACAGTGCGGGAACGTTCGTTTGCAATCACCTTTTTTATGGTTTGCAACACTACCTTAGAGATAAGCCAGTACGACATGGTTTTGTGCATATTCCACTGTTACCCGAACAAAACACACTCGGTAACCAGCCTACAATGTCATTAGATACCATAGTGGAAGCGCTGCGGTTGATGGCGCAAGTGGTTGTTCACCATGACACTAATATTACTGTTACTGGAGGAAAGATTTGCTAA
- a CDS encoding DEAD/DEAH box helicase — translation MSFSSQGFAPEVVKALAECGYEKLTPIQQKAIPMARKGHDIFATAQTGTGKTAAFSLPMIQRLLDSDHSASRKTARALILAPTRELAEQIADNIKAYTKYTDLSVVAVFGGRKMSSQVSALENGVDILVATPGRLEEHIEQGNVSVANLEFLVFDEADRILDMGFIHAVRKIMLDVDTDPQIMMFSATTSSQLNLLAKDILRKPKRIEVERANTTAQTVAHVLYPVDQERKTELLSELIGRKNWQQVLVFVNYKETANEVVKELKLDGIKAAVCHGDRAQSARRRALEEFKSGKVRVMVATDVAARGLDIADLPHVVNYDMPFLAEDYVHRIGRTGRAGKQGHAVSFVNRDEELTVVQVENLIQQRIRRIELAGYEPKQRESYIEKLNSKPAFKNRQGRRNNPNQSATDQGSAERRLAMVKRLKARRAK, via the coding sequence ATGTCATTTTCATCTCAAGGTTTTGCACCAGAAGTGGTAAAAGCGCTGGCAGAATGCGGTTATGAAAAGTTAACGCCAATTCAACAGAAGGCGATTCCAATGGCTCGTAAAGGCCATGATATTTTCGCTACAGCCCAGACTGGTACTGGTAAAACTGCAGCGTTCTCATTGCCTATGATTCAGCGACTGCTAGACAGTGATCACAGTGCCTCACGTAAGACGGCGCGTGCGCTTATTCTTGCCCCAACGCGTGAACTGGCAGAGCAGATTGCTGACAACATCAAAGCGTACACCAAATATACCGACCTATCAGTGGTGGCAGTTTTTGGTGGCCGTAAAATGTCTTCACAAGTATCAGCGCTCGAAAACGGCGTCGATATTCTGGTCGCAACACCGGGTCGTCTGGAAGAGCACATTGAGCAAGGTAATGTCTCAGTTGCCAATCTAGAGTTCCTCGTTTTTGATGAAGCTGACCGTATTTTGGATATGGGCTTTATTCACGCGGTGCGTAAAATCATGCTTGATGTGGACACGGATCCGCAGATCATGATGTTCTCTGCAACGACGTCCAGCCAGCTTAACCTATTAGCAAAAGACATTTTGCGTAAACCAAAACGCATTGAAGTTGAACGCGCAAATACAACCGCACAAACCGTTGCTCACGTACTTTATCCGGTTGATCAAGAACGTAAAACAGAGCTGCTTTCTGAACTGATTGGTCGCAAAAACTGGCAACAAGTGTTGGTGTTTGTGAACTACAAAGAAACCGCGAACGAAGTGGTTAAAGAATTGAAGCTTGATGGTATCAAAGCGGCAGTTTGTCACGGTGACCGAGCGCAAAGTGCTCGACGTCGTGCGCTTGAAGAATTCAAATCAGGCAAAGTCCGTGTGATGGTAGCAACCGATGTTGCCGCTCGTGGATTGGATATCGCGGATCTGCCACATGTCGTGAACTACGATATGCCGTTCCTTGCTGAAGACTACGTTCACCGTATTGGCCGTACTGGTCGTGCTGGTAAGCAAGGGCACGCGGTTTCCTTCGTAAACCGAGATGAAGAGTTAACTGTTGTACAAGTTGAAAACTTGATTCAACAACGAATTCGCCGTATTGAGCTAGCAGGTTATGAACCAAAGCAGCGTGAGTCGTACATCGAAAAGCTGAACTCCAAACCGGCATTTAAAAACCGTCAAGGACGTCGTAATAACCCTAACCAATCTGCAACCGACCAAGGGTCAGCAGAACGCCGTTTGGCAATGGTGAAGCGTTTGAAAGCACGTCGAGCGAAATAA
- a CDS encoding cysteine-rich CWC family protein — translation MKSPCRAACKNNGGICSGCHRTIEEIIQWKDKTDEQRDSLINQIAGGESTHSCPECGTQAHCDISAGKDTCWCFGVETRDLPKPDEGQLCLCRKCLEKKPVA, via the coding sequence ATGAAGTCACCTTGTCGTGCTGCCTGTAAAAACAATGGCGGCATCTGTTCTGGTTGTCACAGAACGATAGAAGAGATCATCCAGTGGAAAGACAAAACGGATGAACAACGAGATAGTCTGATCAATCAAATTGCGGGTGGTGAGTCTACCCATTCATGCCCAGAATGCGGAACTCAAGCGCACTGCGACATCTCAGCAGGAAAAGATACTTGTTGGTGTTTCGGTGTCGAGACCAGAGATTTACCCAAGCCTGACGAAGGCCAATTGTGTTTGTGTAGAAAATGTTTGGAAAAAAAGCCAGTCGCTTAA
- the modF gene encoding molybdate ABC transporter ATP-binding protein ModF, with the protein MKICLDNVIAKGNTSNLTIEHWKIESGHCWGIFSAEGDIGSLLGDLLCGELLPIDGTLDLGGLKVAQVSLSEQQRLLDSELKKDDTDFLDRIDQGSTVYALIFERCQDEALTLKLIEELDLSHLQQSGFRVLSTGETRRVMLARALATQPDLVLLDNPFTGLDVSHRAALADYLYTLSQSLQMLITFSRESDMPEWIDRVALFNAGKLDSTMDKQSWDQHPIIEQIKSQSEKQSEEMMALIRQHQHATHFENPIFELKNGHVEYTDKKIFTDLNWRIDKGQHWQVKGPNGCGKSTLLGMIFGDHPQCYSNDIHIFGKKRGSGETIWEIKQHIGMVSSALHLQYRVNCSALEVILSGFYDSIGLYHQPTRKEVEVAKEWLEILHMSQYQKTSFRQLEYGQQRLLLIARAIVKQPTLLILDEPYQGLDFLGRRLVKNTLELIARENLSQLLYVSHYQEDRLDSIKNDLEFVFDHDVQCYRTQILQS; encoded by the coding sequence GTGAAGATTTGTTTAGACAACGTAATTGCAAAAGGGAACACCTCCAACTTAACCATTGAGCATTGGAAAATAGAAAGCGGACATTGCTGGGGCATTTTCAGTGCCGAAGGAGATATCGGTTCTTTGCTTGGGGACTTACTTTGTGGGGAGCTTTTGCCAATCGATGGCACGTTAGATCTTGGCGGATTAAAAGTAGCCCAAGTCTCTTTGTCTGAACAACAGCGACTGCTCGATTCTGAACTCAAAAAAGATGACACCGACTTTCTCGACCGAATTGACCAAGGCAGCACCGTCTATGCGTTAATATTTGAACGCTGTCAGGATGAAGCGCTGACTCTAAAACTTATCGAAGAGCTCGATCTCTCGCACCTTCAGCAAAGTGGTTTCCGTGTGTTGTCTACTGGCGAAACCAGAAGAGTGATGCTGGCACGCGCTTTGGCCACACAGCCTGATTTAGTCTTATTGGACAACCCTTTTACCGGATTGGATGTCAGTCATCGAGCAGCACTGGCCGACTATTTGTACACATTATCTCAGTCGCTACAAATGCTGATCACCTTTTCTCGTGAATCTGATATGCCAGAGTGGATTGACCGCGTTGCTCTGTTTAACGCTGGCAAACTCGACAGTACCATGGATAAACAAAGCTGGGATCAACACCCAATCATTGAGCAAATAAAATCTCAGTCGGAGAAACAAAGTGAAGAAATGATGGCACTTATACGCCAGCATCAACACGCTACCCATTTTGAAAACCCGATCTTTGAGCTGAAAAATGGTCACGTCGAATATACCGATAAAAAGATTTTTACAGACTTGAATTGGCGCATCGACAAAGGCCAACACTGGCAGGTAAAAGGACCAAATGGATGTGGTAAAAGTACGTTACTAGGGATGATCTTCGGCGATCACCCGCAATGTTACAGCAACGACATCCATATTTTCGGTAAAAAGCGCGGCTCGGGTGAAACCATCTGGGAGATCAAGCAACACATCGGTATGGTCTCCTCCGCATTGCACCTGCAGTACCGTGTTAACTGCAGCGCATTAGAAGTGATTTTGTCTGGGTTCTATGACTCGATTGGTTTGTACCATCAACCAACCCGTAAAGAGGTAGAAGTCGCGAAAGAGTGGCTTGAAATCCTGCATATGAGCCAATACCAGAAAACGTCGTTCCGACAATTAGAGTACGGACAGCAACGCTTGTTACTGATTGCACGAGCGATTGTAAAACAGCCAACCTTGCTGATTCTGGATGAGCCATATCAAGGGTTAGACTTTTTAGGCCGACGTCTGGTCAAGAATACCTTAGAGCTCATTGCGCGCGAAAACTTAAGCCAGTTACTTTATGTCTCGCATTATCAGGAAGACCGTTTAGACAGCATTAAAAACGATCTGGAGTTTGTTTTCGATCATGATGTGCAATGCTATCGAACTCAAATTCTTCAGTCATAA
- a CDS encoding arginase family protein — MLGFFKRYKFHQTTHTPVQHYPFSFMTVCEHVAPMSKGAFELANQSLESASEWLYQQHDQTTAAHCGHFTHAQLENGDFQEALSLALSRHSIPVLVTNCTEAILSMLPVVAACQDDVGILHIGQKMHLKPTLEPKVGSAFHFALSRYPNVRLLFAGVNQHDTKQETWEYAEDQGCDWITDKEFTFRHRNHVKQQVGNYLDHCDQVIISVDLGSLIAKNDLDGDMSLDIQMVLRTIRLCLVSGKVKAIQLVGDRDRLVYSRQTKTIIEELYQIAPLLDHAA, encoded by the coding sequence ATGTTGGGCTTTTTCAAACGATATAAATTTCATCAAACAACACATACACCAGTTCAGCACTACCCATTTTCATTTATGACGGTTTGTGAGCACGTTGCTCCGATGTCAAAAGGCGCGTTTGAATTAGCGAATCAAAGCTTAGAAAGTGCGAGCGAATGGCTCTATCAGCAACATGATCAAACTACAGCTGCGCATTGTGGTCATTTTACTCATGCTCAATTAGAGAACGGGGATTTTCAGGAAGCACTTAGCTTGGCACTTTCCCGTCACTCTATTCCAGTATTGGTAACCAATTGCACGGAAGCCATCTTGTCTATGCTGCCAGTGGTCGCTGCCTGTCAGGATGATGTGGGTATTTTGCATATTGGTCAAAAAATGCATTTGAAGCCGACATTAGAGCCAAAGGTAGGGTCAGCATTTCATTTTGCGCTTTCCCGCTACCCAAACGTTAGGCTGCTTTTTGCGGGTGTTAACCAACATGATACCAAGCAAGAGACATGGGAATATGCTGAGGACCAAGGCTGTGACTGGATCACCGATAAAGAGTTTACTTTTCGACACCGTAATCATGTCAAACAACAAGTAGGCAATTATCTCGACCATTGCGACCAAGTGATTATTTCGGTTGATTTAGGTTCACTTATCGCCAAAAACGACCTTGATGGTGATATGTCTTTAGATATTCAAATGGTACTGAGAACCATCAGGCTATGTTTAGTATCGGGCAAAGTAAAAGCCATACAGTTGGTTGGTGATCGTGACCGTCTCGTCTATTCAAGACAAACGAAAACGATCATTGAGGAGCTGTATCAAATAGCGCCACTTCTCGATCACGCTGCCTGA
- a CDS encoding CobW family GTP-binding protein yields MSNRVPTNILTGFLGSGKTTTILNLLKKKPADENWAVLVNEFGEIGIDGALMTDQGALIKEVPGGCMCCTAGVPMSVGITALLRQKPDRLLIEPTGLGHPKQVIATLTSEQYQPYVDLKATIALVDPRNLSDEKHLSNQNFIDQLDCADVVIGSKVDLCSSHDIDVFSDWITDQSPSKVFSKLIHDGDLPIEVLDIERVHGSASSHIESHHHEHAHQEPQFQLPPGEAFIRKENKGQGYFSCGWLFGTEHTFDFDQLFSMLSALTAERVKAVVNTDRGCYAFNVANAVVTVNEISLEGFESRLEVIDSQLLPWDELESVLLKLSGIKK; encoded by the coding sequence ATGTCAAATCGAGTACCTACCAATATACTGACTGGTTTTTTGGGATCAGGTAAAACGACGACGATCTTAAACCTGCTAAAGAAAAAACCAGCAGACGAAAATTGGGCAGTCTTAGTTAATGAATTCGGTGAGATCGGTATTGATGGCGCTTTGATGACTGACCAAGGTGCGTTGATAAAAGAAGTCCCTGGCGGTTGCATGTGCTGTACCGCAGGCGTTCCTATGTCGGTGGGCATTACTGCGCTGTTGCGTCAAAAGCCCGATCGTTTGCTTATCGAACCGACAGGGCTTGGTCATCCAAAACAAGTGATTGCGACATTAACGTCTGAGCAGTATCAGCCTTATGTTGATCTTAAAGCGACCATCGCATTGGTTGACCCGCGCAATCTGAGTGATGAGAAGCACCTTTCCAATCAAAACTTCATTGATCAGCTAGATTGCGCGGATGTGGTTATTGGTAGCAAAGTTGACCTTTGTTCTAGCCATGACATCGATGTATTTAGCGACTGGATCACCGATCAGTCTCCATCAAAAGTGTTTAGCAAGTTGATTCATGACGGCGATCTACCTATTGAAGTTTTAGATATTGAACGAGTTCATGGCAGTGCTTCTTCACATATTGAGTCTCACCATCATGAACACGCGCATCAAGAACCGCAATTTCAACTGCCTCCGGGCGAAGCTTTCATTCGTAAAGAGAATAAGGGGCAGGGTTATTTCAGCTGTGGTTGGCTATTTGGCACAGAGCATACGTTCGATTTCGATCAGCTTTTCTCTATGCTATCGGCCTTAACGGCAGAGCGAGTAAAAGCCGTAGTGAATACAGACCGGGGATGTTACGCATTTAATGTCGCGAATGCGGTGGTTACGGTGAATGAAATCAGCCTTGAAGGGTTTGAATCGAGATTAGAAGTGATCGACTCTCAGTTGCTTCCTTGGGATGAGTTAGAAAGTGTTTTACTTAAACTTTCTGGGATAAAGAAATAA
- a CDS encoding glucokinase, producing MSEQYALVGDIGGTNARLALCELSTGTISDIVTYPAAEYESLEVVMRQYLDRHDTPISSACIAIACPVTGDWVSMTNHHWEFSIQELKSQLNLQVLEVINDFTAVSFAIPSLKPEDRVQIGGGEAIANKPIAVYGAGTGLGVAQLIHGGNLWHSVPGEGGHVDLAACTPEEDDLIVYLRNKFGRVSAERCLSGQGIRNIYDFVVSHHGAAPEDYTPAMITEKALKAECKDCERALYLFCILMGRFGGNLALTNGSFGGVYIAGGIVPKVQELFIKSGFRVAFEDKGRFKEYLQSIPVFLITHSEPGLLGAGTYIRQSLNISIN from the coding sequence ATGTCGGAACAGTATGCCTTGGTAGGGGATATCGGGGGAACCAACGCGCGTTTAGCTCTTTGTGAGTTATCGACAGGAACGATCAGCGATATCGTGACTTACCCTGCTGCCGAATATGAATCGCTGGAAGTCGTCATGCGTCAATACCTTGATCGTCACGACACTCCGATCTCATCGGCCTGTATTGCGATTGCTTGTCCGGTAACGGGGGATTGGGTTTCCATGACTAACCACCACTGGGAGTTCTCTATCCAGGAACTAAAATCCCAACTTAACCTTCAGGTTTTGGAAGTCATTAACGATTTCACTGCGGTTTCCTTTGCTATTCCAAGTTTAAAACCTGAGGACAGAGTTCAGATCGGTGGCGGTGAAGCGATAGCCAATAAGCCGATAGCCGTATACGGAGCGGGAACCGGGCTTGGTGTCGCTCAGCTGATTCATGGCGGAAACCTATGGCATAGCGTACCAGGAGAAGGTGGGCATGTTGACCTGGCGGCTTGTACCCCTGAAGAAGACGACTTGATTGTTTACCTACGTAACAAGTTCGGTCGTGTGTCTGCGGAACGCTGTTTGTCTGGCCAAGGTATCCGAAATATATACGACTTTGTTGTGTCACACCATGGTGCCGCACCTGAAGACTACACCCCGGCAATGATCACTGAGAAAGCACTCAAAGCGGAATGCAAGGATTGTGAGCGCGCACTCTATCTGTTTTGCATTTTGATGGGGCGTTTTGGCGGTAACCTGGCACTGACTAATGGATCATTTGGTGGTGTGTATATTGCTGGCGGTATTGTTCCTAAAGTTCAAGAACTATTCATCAAGTCCGGCTTTCGAGTGGCTTTTGAAGATAAAGGCCGATTTAAAGAGTACCTTCAATCCATCCCTGTGTTCTTAATCACTCATTCCGAACCTGGCTTGCTGGGCGCGGGCACCTACATCAGACAGTCATTAAATATCTCTATAAATTAA
- a CDS encoding DUF3820 family protein encodes MLEKENLIKLARMQMPFGKYAGRVLIDLPEEYLLWFDKKGWPSGELGDLLKLCLALKIEGLDSVVKPLKRM; translated from the coding sequence ATGTTAGAAAAAGAAAACCTGATAAAACTGGCAAGAATGCAAATGCCTTTTGGGAAATACGCGGGAAGAGTGTTGATTGATCTTCCAGAGGAATATTTGCTGTGGTTCGATAAAAAAGGGTGGCCAAGCGGTGAGCTTGGGGACTTGCTCAAGTTGTGTTTAGCGCTAAAAATCGAAGGCTTAGATAGCGTCGTTAAGCCGCTAAAGCGAATGTGA
- a CDS encoding MBL fold metallo-hydrolase produces the protein MSQPEAQTVELSHTKTKRLGLKLRKILKVAIALLAIIAAGVYTYMLQPQFASPQVKVDSYQGKYVDGKFHNIEEVPVSTSSDGALVGFYRFLTEPVVDAVPVTNLPSVKSDLLGLNPRDNVMVWMGHSSYFIQLDGIRYLIDPVFSDNASPVPYTNVAFPGSNVYSADDIPEIEYLLITHDHWDHLDYPTINALKAKIDHIVTPIGVGSYFTQWGFSPEQITEGDWYDSLTTKAGRIHILPAQHFSGRLLKRNRTLWGSFAIVSNQHKVYLGGDSGYGDHFKSIANEFGGFDIAVLETGQYNKNWPFIHMTPEEVAQAANDLNAKALLPSHNSKFKLAKHAWYEPLDRIAQASQRQDYRLMTPMIGEIVGLEDNNQTFSQWWKQ, from the coding sequence ATGTCTCAACCAGAAGCTCAAACAGTCGAGTTAAGTCATACAAAAACGAAAAGACTGGGGCTAAAACTAAGAAAGATACTCAAAGTCGCGATCGCCCTACTCGCCATTATTGCTGCTGGTGTCTACACCTATATGCTACAACCTCAGTTTGCCTCCCCTCAGGTGAAAGTGGATAGTTACCAGGGAAAATACGTAGACGGAAAGTTTCACAATATTGAGGAGGTTCCGGTATCCACGTCAAGCGATGGCGCTTTGGTGGGGTTCTACCGTTTTTTAACGGAACCTGTTGTCGACGCCGTTCCGGTAACCAATTTGCCTTCAGTCAAGTCAGACTTACTAGGTCTGAATCCACGTGACAATGTTATGGTCTGGATGGGCCATTCCAGCTACTTTATCCAGCTAGATGGCATTCGCTACTTAATTGACCCTGTATTCAGTGACAACGCTTCTCCGGTTCCCTACACCAACGTGGCATTTCCCGGTAGCAATGTTTACAGCGCAGATGACATCCCAGAAATAGAATATCTGTTAATTACCCACGATCACTGGGATCACCTCGATTACCCAACAATTAACGCGCTGAAAGCGAAAATTGACCATATTGTGACGCCTATTGGTGTCGGCTCTTATTTCACTCAATGGGGATTCAGCCCTGAGCAGATCACGGAAGGCGACTGGTATGATTCACTAACAACGAAAGCGGGCCGAATTCATATCCTTCCAGCACAGCACTTTTCAGGCCGATTGCTAAAACGTAATCGTACACTCTGGGGATCATTTGCCATCGTATCGAATCAACATAAGGTCTATCTTGGTGGTGACAGTGGCTATGGTGACCATTTCAAATCAATAGCCAATGAATTCGGCGGCTTCGATATCGCGGTGCTTGAAACTGGCCAATACAACAAAAACTGGCCATTCATTCATATGACGCCAGAAGAAGTCGCTCAAGCTGCCAACGATCTCAACGCAAAAGCACTATTACCTTCGCACAATAGTAAATTCAAGTTGGCTAAACATGCCTGGTATGAGCCACTAGATCGGATCGCTCAGGCAAGTCAGCGACAAGATTACCGCTTAATGACACCAATGATTGGAGAAATCGTCGGTTTAGAAGATAACAACCAGACGTTCTCTCAATGGTGGAAGCAGTAA